In one window of Cytophagaceae bacterium ABcell3 DNA:
- a CDS encoding GNAT family N-acetyltransferase, which translates to MSMVKAAYSDKQLVVDLLSEAFDTNNSVNFIVKQDKKRKERVKHLMAYAFDMCQLFGEVYLSADRKACALMFFPEKKRNTAKSLCLDIKLAFNCIGISNIAKVLKREGNIKKFYPKEHFSYLWFIGVRPSDQGKGLGESLLKELIQLSESRGRPFYLETSMKINVNFYKKLGFEIYNELKKPHHIFLLRKK; encoded by the coding sequence ATGAGTATGGTAAAAGCGGCATATTCCGACAAGCAGCTGGTGGTGGATTTATTATCTGAGGCCTTTGATACGAACAACAGTGTCAACTTTATTGTAAAGCAGGATAAAAAGCGAAAAGAACGGGTTAAGCATCTAATGGCTTATGCTTTTGATATGTGTCAGCTTTTTGGAGAAGTCTATCTTTCAGCCGACAGAAAAGCTTGTGCTTTGATGTTTTTTCCGGAAAAGAAAAGAAACACAGCCAAAAGCTTGTGCCTAGATATTAAACTGGCCTTTAATTGCATTGGTATAAGTAATATAGCGAAAGTGCTTAAAAGGGAGGGGAATATCAAAAAGTTTTACCCTAAAGAACATTTTTCCTACCTCTGGTTTATTGGGGTGCGTCCGTCTGATCAGGGAAAAGGTTTGGGAGAAAGCTTGTTGAAAGAACTTATCCAATTAAGCGAAAGCAGGGGAAGGCCCTTTTATCTGGAAACTTCCATGAAAATCAATGTCAACTTCTACAAAAAGCTTGGTTTTGAAATTTACAATGAACTGAAAAAGCCGCACCATATTTTTCTTTTGCGTAAGAAATGA
- a CDS encoding T9SS type A sorting domain-containing protein, whose protein sequence is MKYKITLFGVFLCSIALLPSFAQNPIQSHSYVVGKYYSVIQDEIVPLYHMDSSENAVDMSDYEIFFGTGTYESSKGEIKADGEYEIEGDSLFIDGEGQFIVEISDNLITTRMQSLELVDLEGTLDTAYHYLHLYHKNLAFTEAERAQLNQVTFFPNPASDMLNIRTTGDVRIGSIDIFSAKGEKVGSHMVDSNNGDTVISVDRLTKGVYFVHLFDQNQQQVVVERFIKQ, encoded by the coding sequence ATGAAATATAAGATTACACTTTTTGGGGTGTTTTTATGCAGCATTGCTTTATTGCCTTCTTTTGCACAAAACCCTATTCAATCACATTCATATGTGGTTGGAAAGTATTATTCTGTAATACAGGATGAAATAGTTCCATTGTACCACATGGATTCAAGTGAAAATGCAGTTGATATGTCCGACTATGAAATTTTCTTTGGCACTGGTACTTATGAATCTTCAAAAGGGGAAATTAAAGCAGATGGGGAATATGAAATCGAAGGCGATTCCTTATTTATTGATGGGGAGGGTCAGTTTATTGTGGAGATCAGTGATAATCTGATTACTACCCGCATGCAGTCCCTTGAGCTGGTGGATCTAGAGGGTACATTGGACACCGCATACCATTATTTACATTTGTACCATAAGAACCTTGCTTTTACAGAAGCAGAAAGAGCGCAGTTAAATCAGGTTACGTTTTTTCCCAATCCGGCATCTGATATGCTGAATATTAGAACTACAGGAGATGTTCGCATTGGCAGTATAGATATATTTTCTGCAAAAGGAGAGAAAGTGGGTTCACATATGGTCGATTCTAATAATGGGGACACAGTAATTTCTGTAGATAGGCTGACGAAGGGTGTCTATTTTGTGCACTTGTTCGATCAAAACCAACAGCAGGTAGTGGTCGAGAGGTTTATTAAACAGTAA
- a CDS encoding S8 family peptidase: MRKTFLLLLLCAGLFNTVLAQSEYYWYKGEKMPLTRKDDQRFVLFKNENITPERRQKALGDVDVKASGTEALAGITPYKGRVPKMPQWAIVETKQKNSRLSNREEIAYEAPAYVSSTNAEAVLSNLLYVKLKHKNDLQALEQAAKKHKVDIVGSNEFMPLWYTLACNEHSTGTSLEIANSLYESNVFEAAEPDFVPLKPLEVCTNDPFFDNQWGLNNNSNNPGSGVDIKLCEARELSTGNGDVTIAVIDHGMERNHPDLPNLSPFSYDTPTGDESTVRGNHGMPCGGIIGAAADNNIGVAGIAPDCPLMDISDPLWVTVNAPQQLANGFNFAWTNGAAVISNSWGHNLYESAILDDAIDNTITNGRGGLGTVVVFSAGNINHNLTNPNTAVIYPANSNPDIIVVGAISPCGERTNPNSCDSEFWWGSCFGPEVDVMAPGVLVPTTDRQGANGYRNGDYNQAFNGTSAACPHVAAIAGLMLSENPSLTQGEVATIIEQTAQKVGNYNYQNTAGRTNGTWHTEVGYGMVDAEAAVLAANDNNGNDLLAHFNVPRPTGIPQGFYQYSNVHTIGTGGPSLDNVFNSVFNWWGSTNNPNGLYQLTLETTDGNPSHFTDLSNFATYTLHLPNPEISISSGTGFANIDGDYWVTLDGNNLVLVEKSGNYALYFSNSPNQPNMRLGGDDTIALEGAATSLEESETTTAYPNPFSSAINVAIPSGLEDVTVMVTNSKGQQIEMLTPKGRTVSLGENYTPGVYILKITSSTTVEHLTVVKQ; the protein is encoded by the coding sequence ATGAGAAAAACTTTTTTACTCTTACTCCTCTGTGCGGGACTGTTTAACACAGTCCTCGCACAGTCAGAATATTATTGGTACAAAGGGGAAAAAATGCCCCTGACCCGCAAAGACGATCAGAGATTTGTCCTTTTCAAAAATGAAAACATTACACCGGAAAGACGACAAAAAGCGTTAGGGGACGTAGATGTAAAAGCGAGTGGAACAGAAGCGTTAGCAGGCATTACCCCATACAAAGGACGGGTGCCCAAAATGCCTCAGTGGGCAATTGTTGAAACAAAACAAAAAAATAGCAGGTTGTCTAATCGAGAAGAAATTGCTTATGAAGCTCCTGCCTATGTTTCTTCAACAAATGCCGAAGCTGTGCTGTCAAACCTTCTTTATGTAAAACTTAAACATAAAAATGACCTTCAAGCACTTGAGCAGGCAGCAAAAAAGCATAAGGTCGACATCGTAGGCAGCAATGAATTCATGCCTCTCTGGTACACCCTCGCTTGTAATGAACACAGTACAGGAACATCTTTGGAAATAGCCAACAGTTTGTATGAAAGCAATGTTTTCGAAGCTGCAGAACCCGACTTTGTTCCATTAAAGCCCTTAGAAGTATGCACAAACGATCCATTCTTCGACAACCAGTGGGGTTTGAACAACAACTCCAACAACCCTGGCAGTGGTGTTGACATCAAACTTTGCGAAGCCAGAGAATTGTCTACCGGAAATGGTGACGTTACGATTGCAGTAATAGACCATGGAATGGAGAGAAACCATCCAGACTTGCCAAACTTGTCTCCTTTTAGTTATGACACCCCTACAGGAGACGAAAGTACGGTCAGGGGCAACCACGGTATGCCATGCGGAGGAATCATTGGTGCTGCAGCAGACAACAATATAGGTGTTGCAGGCATAGCACCAGACTGTCCCCTGATGGATATCAGCGACCCATTATGGGTAACGGTAAATGCTCCCCAACAATTGGCCAATGGGTTTAATTTTGCGTGGACAAATGGTGCTGCCGTCATCAGTAACTCATGGGGACACAACCTATATGAAAGTGCTATTTTAGATGATGCCATTGACAACACCATAACAAACGGAAGAGGTGGACTTGGAACCGTAGTAGTTTTCTCAGCTGGAAACATCAACCACAACCTCACAAATCCGAATACAGCGGTAATATACCCTGCCAATTCGAACCCAGATATAATAGTGGTAGGCGCCATAAGCCCTTGCGGAGAAAGAACAAATCCAAACTCTTGCGACTCTGAGTTTTGGTGGGGAAGCTGTTTTGGGCCAGAGGTCGATGTAATGGCACCAGGGGTACTTGTGCCAACCACCGACAGACAAGGGGCTAATGGGTATCGAAACGGTGATTACAATCAAGCATTTAATGGTACATCTGCGGCTTGCCCACATGTTGCTGCCATTGCAGGATTGATGTTATCTGAGAACCCTTCTCTTACTCAAGGTGAGGTTGCAACCATAATAGAGCAAACCGCACAAAAAGTGGGGAACTACAATTACCAAAACACTGCTGGAAGAACAAATGGAACTTGGCACACCGAAGTAGGTTATGGAATGGTAGACGCAGAAGCGGCTGTTCTTGCTGCCAATGACAATAACGGAAACGACCTATTGGCGCATTTCAATGTGCCAAGGCCTACAGGGATCCCACAGGGGTTCTACCAGTACAGCAATGTACACACTATCGGAACCGGTGGACCTAGCTTGGACAATGTATTCAACTCTGTATTCAACTGGTGGGGTAGTACTAACAACCCTAATGGGTTATACCAGTTAACACTGGAAACTACCGATGGGAACCCTTCTCATTTCACTGATCTATCTAATTTTGCAACTTACACTTTGCACCTGCCCAACCCTGAAATTTCTATAAGTTCAGGCACAGGGTTTGCTAACATAGACGGAGACTATTGGGTAACACTGGACGGAAACAACCTTGTGTTGGTAGAAAAGTCTGGTAACTATGCTTTATACTTCTCTAACTCGCCTAACCAGCCCAATATGCGTTTAGGTGGAGACGACACCATTGCACTAGAAGGCGCGGCGACTTCTTTGGAAGAATCGGAGACAACAACTGCATACCCTAACCCGTTTAGCTCAGCAATCAATGTAGCTATACCAAGCGGATTAGAAGATGTTACAGTCATGGTAACCAACAGCAAAGGACAGCAAATAGAAATGCTAACACCCAAAGGAAGAACCGTTTCCTTAGGGGAAAACTATACCCCAGGGGTTTATATCCTAAAAATAACCAGCAGTACAACGGTAGAACACCTAACGGTGGTAAAACAATAA
- a CDS encoding AMP-binding protein, whose protein sequence is MPIPDIEKASQHEIESFQAHLLQKQLLYLYEKSTFYKKHFQKHKINPKNIQSLADLALIPSIGKQELQSCTNEFICVERSSILDYCSTSGTEGKPVTIPLTENDLQRVAYNEYLSLGCANPGSEELYQLTTTADRQFMAGLAYVMGARMLKAGMVRVGPGLPELQWKTIEEVQPTTLIIVPSFLNKLVQYAEENNIDYKSSSVEKAICIGEPIRKDDFNLNLLGEKIKKKWDIKLFSTYASTEMATAFTECEAGKGGHFHPELIITELLDENDNEVQPGDAGELTITTLGVEGMPLIRFRTGDICRKHVEPCSCGRTTYRLGPIICRKNQMIKYKGTTLFPSVLADIMDNAPFVKSYVIEVSSNEFNNDDIKIIFHGTEAMNLKSLIDQFKVKARVTPQLIPASEEEVHKLMFPGTSRKPIRFIDKRNKQSC, encoded by the coding sequence ATGCCAATTCCTGACATAGAAAAAGCATCGCAGCACGAAATAGAAAGTTTTCAGGCACATTTGCTCCAAAAACAGCTTTTATATCTTTATGAAAAATCTACTTTTTATAAGAAACACTTTCAAAAGCATAAAATAAATCCCAAGAACATTCAATCACTAGCGGATTTAGCACTTATACCTTCTATTGGCAAACAAGAACTTCAATCTTGCACCAATGAGTTTATTTGCGTTGAGCGCTCTTCCATACTTGATTATTGCAGCACATCAGGCACGGAAGGAAAACCTGTTACCATTCCACTAACGGAAAACGATTTGCAACGTGTGGCTTACAATGAATATCTTTCCTTGGGCTGCGCCAATCCAGGGTCTGAAGAGCTATATCAACTGACCACAACGGCAGACCGTCAGTTTATGGCTGGGCTAGCATATGTTATGGGTGCCAGAATGCTTAAGGCTGGTATGGTCAGGGTAGGGCCCGGACTACCGGAGTTGCAATGGAAAACAATAGAAGAAGTTCAGCCAACCACCCTCATCATTGTCCCCTCTTTTCTGAATAAACTAGTTCAGTATGCAGAGGAAAACAACATAGACTATAAAAGCTCTTCGGTAGAAAAAGCAATTTGTATAGGCGAACCTATCAGAAAAGATGATTTCAACCTGAACCTTCTTGGGGAAAAAATCAAGAAAAAATGGGATATTAAGCTATTCTCCACTTACGCATCTACTGAAATGGCTACCGCCTTTACGGAATGTGAAGCTGGGAAAGGAGGGCATTTTCACCCAGAACTGATTATTACAGAACTATTAGATGAAAACGATAACGAAGTACAACCTGGCGATGCCGGAGAATTAACCATTACCACCCTTGGCGTAGAAGGAATGCCACTGATCAGGTTCAGAACAGGCGATATATGCAGAAAGCATGTTGAACCTTGCTCCTGCGGCAGAACCACTTATAGACTAGGGCCAATTATTTGCAGGAAAAACCAAATGATCAAGTACAAAGGCACTACCCTGTTCCCCTCGGTATTGGCAGATATTATGGACAATGCCCCTTTTGTCAAATCTTATGTTATTGAAGTCTCATCCAATGAATTTAACAATGATGATATAAAAATCATATTTCACGGAACCGAGGCTATGAACTTAAAAAGTCTGATAGATCAATTTAAAGTTAAAGCACGCGTGACGCCACAGCTTATACCAGCTTCCGAGGAGGAGGTACACAAACTAATGTTTCCCGGCACAAGCAGAAAGCCAATAAGGTTTATTGATAAAAGAAACAAGCAATCCTGCTAA
- a CDS encoding C45 family peptidase — protein sequence MRILKYLAWGLGATILLCLTIFYFSVRMVPPLPSSDDNISEDLERIDANQYRYGNNLLIKNHQGLWEIYLEGKPYQRGVAFGALAQHLMKEKESAFIGEIKNRIPSEKYLNFLKYLVAWFNRDLDKYVPEETLLEIYGAAAYMDDLFDYIAPKYHRSLSYHGAHDIGHALQNMNLVGCTSFATWGESSEDNKLLIGRNFDFYFGEPFSRDKIVAFYKPDSGYKFMSVTWAGFSGVVSGMNEKGLTITLNSAKSEIPTKGKTPVSLIARQILQYASNIEEAYTIASNYESFVAETFLIGSKADGKVGLIEKSPQNTALHFSDTTYMVITNHFQSKELFNDPLNQEYIDEEVSVYRYAKTEQLIDSLSPLNAKDAATILRDRSGIDNKNLGLGNEKAINQLIAHHGIIFAPEDLKVWVSCAPYQLGAFVTYDLNEVFDMSRSESPSSFQAADSLHIPADTFLLTKEYEQYEVFAKYRDLLQNFILAGKGDPFSEDELQAFENSNPNCFLTYYYLGNYYKTLKNWEKAKYFYEKGLTLEIARVSEKKHMEESLKLCLEKLNDQKNANS from the coding sequence ATGAGGATTTTAAAATATCTTGCCTGGGGTTTGGGCGCCACAATTCTTTTGTGTCTTACCATTTTTTATTTTTCTGTAAGAATGGTTCCACCCCTGCCGTCAAGTGATGACAACATATCAGAAGACCTTGAAAGAATTGATGCCAATCAATATAGATATGGCAACAATCTACTGATTAAGAACCATCAAGGTCTATGGGAGATATATCTGGAAGGAAAGCCGTACCAAAGAGGTGTGGCCTTTGGAGCGTTGGCACAGCACTTAATGAAAGAAAAAGAAAGTGCTTTTATTGGCGAAATCAAGAACCGGATACCCTCTGAAAAATACCTCAACTTCTTAAAGTACCTCGTTGCTTGGTTTAATCGCGATCTAGACAAATATGTGCCTGAAGAAACTTTGTTGGAAATTTACGGAGCTGCGGCATATATGGATGATCTATTTGACTACATTGCCCCTAAATACCACCGGTCTTTAAGCTACCATGGCGCCCATGATATTGGACATGCACTCCAAAATATGAACTTGGTCGGATGTACGTCCTTTGCCACTTGGGGAGAAAGTTCTGAAGACAACAAGCTTCTTATCGGCAGAAATTTCGACTTTTACTTTGGCGAACCATTTTCCCGCGATAAAATAGTAGCTTTCTACAAGCCTGATAGCGGATATAAATTTATGTCTGTTACTTGGGCAGGCTTTAGTGGGGTGGTATCTGGCATGAACGAAAAAGGGTTGACTATAACCCTAAACTCGGCCAAGTCTGAAATTCCCACAAAGGGCAAAACACCGGTTTCCCTTATTGCCAGACAAATATTGCAGTACGCCTCAAATATTGAAGAAGCTTATACTATAGCTTCAAACTATGAGTCATTTGTAGCAGAAACGTTTTTAATAGGGTCTAAAGCCGACGGGAAGGTCGGGTTAATTGAAAAATCACCCCAAAACACTGCTTTGCACTTCTCTGACACCACCTATATGGTCATTACAAACCATTTCCAAAGCAAAGAACTTTTCAACGATCCCCTCAACCAAGAGTATATTGATGAAGAAGTATCTGTTTACAGGTATGCAAAAACCGAGCAGCTCATAGATAGCCTTAGCCCACTAAACGCCAAGGATGCTGCCACCATTCTTAGGGACAGAAGTGGAATTGACAATAAAAATTTGGGGCTAGGAAATGAAAAAGCCATTAACCAATTGATTGCCCACCATGGGATAATTTTCGCACCTGAAGATTTAAAAGTTTGGGTATCATGCGCACCCTATCAGTTAGGAGCGTTTGTAACTTACGACCTTAACGAGGTCTTTGATATGAGCCGTTCAGAAAGCCCAAGCTCATTCCAAGCTGCCGACTCGCTGCATATTCCTGCAGACACTTTCCTCCTTACCAAAGAGTATGAGCAATATGAAGTTTTTGCAAAATATAGAGACCTATTGCAGAACTTTATACTTGCTGGCAAGGGCGACCCTTTCTCAGAAGATGAATTGCAGGCTTTTGAAAACAGCAACCCAAACTGCTTCTTGACTTATTATTACCTTGGCAACTATTATAAAACCCTTAAAAACTGGGAAAAAGCAAAATACTTTTACGAAAAAGGTTTGACATTAGAAATTGCAAGGGTAAGTGAAAAAAAGCATATGGAAGAAAGCTTAAAATTATGTTTGGAGAAATTAAATGATCAAAAAAATGCCAATTCCTGA
- a CDS encoding YdcF family protein, whose amino-acid sequence MILLKRFFQAIVLIILLGFLCISCLKRSAGKSFVNNKANFPYDAIIVPGFPYEDEEWHIIMKMRVHWSHYLHSNGFVKKVIYSGAAVYSPYVESKIMKEYAMALGIPEEDILTDTLAEHSTENLYYSHRLARKNGLEKIALATDPVQNFALRRFARKNDIEVDFLPIVFDTLETLQMHTPNIDPSRAFVKDFTPLTEKESFFERLRGTMGKEIDPDVYK is encoded by the coding sequence ATGATTCTCTTGAAAAGATTTTTCCAGGCGATTGTCCTGATCATACTATTAGGATTTTTATGCATCTCTTGTCTTAAAAGATCAGCCGGAAAGTCTTTTGTCAATAACAAAGCAAACTTCCCATACGATGCCATTATTGTTCCAGGGTTTCCATATGAGGACGAGGAGTGGCATATTATCATGAAAATGAGGGTGCATTGGTCCCATTACCTGCATAGCAATGGCTTTGTCAAAAAGGTTATTTACTCTGGGGCAGCAGTTTACTCGCCATACGTTGAAAGTAAGATAATGAAAGAGTATGCTATGGCACTGGGCATTCCAGAAGAGGATATCCTGACCGACACTCTTGCGGAACACAGTACAGAAAACTTATACTACTCCCATCGGCTTGCCCGAAAAAATGGACTTGAAAAGATAGCGTTGGCCACAGACCCGGTTCAAAACTTTGCATTACGGCGCTTTGCAAGAAAAAATGATATTGAGGTAGATTTTCTCCCCATAGTTTTTGACACCCTAGAAACGCTGCAAATGCACACCCCGAACATCGATCCTTCCCGGGCATTTGTGAAGGACTTTACTCCTCTCACTGAAAAAGAAAGCTTTTTTGAGCGGCTACGGGGAACTATGGGAAAAGAAATAGACCCTGACGTATACAAGTAA
- a CDS encoding NAD(P)-binding protein, with protein sequence MEKYDIIIIGSGLGGLECGSILSKEGYNVLVLEKNKQLGGNLQTFVRDKQIFDTGIHYIGGLDENQNLNQYFKYLGIMDNLRLKKLDENGFDIITFEGDDTAYRYGQGYDNFINILSSYFPQERKAISDFCDKIKEVCESFPLYNLKVSNLDFSSIPFLTINARDFIASFTKDEKLRSVLAGTNPLFAGEGDRTPLYTYALVINSYIESAYRCINGGSQIAIQLTRNILNNGGKVIKHAQAKNFIFDGDKIRFVELADGRRFEAKQFISNVHPAVTLDMIQEGVGIRKAYRKRISSLENSVSVFIIYIVLKKNSMKYFNCNYYHYIDKNVWDGAVYGDDWPKGYALFTGASSEEQEYTDSLIAMTYMQYADTAPWADTFNTVASENDRGSGYEAFKKEKAELLLDKIEKKFPGLRENIVSYYTSTPLTYRDYIGTKDGSLYGIVKDHKDPLRSFISARTKVPNLFLTGQNLNMHGVLGVTIGSITTCSEFLGHEYILNQVRRA encoded by the coding sequence ATGGAAAAGTATGATATTATAATAATAGGTAGCGGACTCGGAGGACTTGAATGTGGATCTATCCTTAGCAAGGAAGGGTATAATGTACTTGTGCTGGAAAAAAACAAACAGTTAGGCGGCAACCTACAAACTTTCGTACGGGACAAACAAATTTTCGATACTGGAATACACTACATTGGTGGGCTGGACGAAAACCAGAACCTCAACCAATACTTTAAGTATTTGGGCATCATGGACAACCTTAGGCTAAAAAAGTTGGATGAAAATGGCTTTGACATCATCACCTTTGAGGGGGACGACACAGCCTATCGTTACGGACAAGGCTATGATAACTTTATAAATATACTATCATCTTATTTCCCGCAAGAAAGAAAAGCCATAAGCGACTTTTGTGACAAAATTAAAGAAGTTTGCGAAAGCTTCCCTTTATACAACCTTAAGGTAAGCAACTTAGACTTTAGCAGTATTCCATTTTTAACCATCAATGCCAGAGACTTTATTGCCTCATTCACAAAAGATGAAAAACTGAGATCAGTCCTGGCCGGCACAAACCCACTTTTTGCAGGAGAAGGGGACAGAACCCCTCTTTACACTTATGCGCTGGTTATCAATTCTTATATAGAAAGCGCCTATAGATGCATCAATGGTGGCTCCCAAATTGCCATACAGCTTACTCGCAATATTCTCAATAATGGAGGAAAAGTAATTAAACATGCCCAAGCTAAGAACTTTATTTTTGACGGAGACAAAATCCGCTTTGTTGAACTCGCAGATGGAAGAAGGTTCGAAGCAAAGCAATTCATATCTAACGTACACCCTGCCGTAACGCTAGATATGATACAAGAAGGTGTAGGCATACGCAAAGCCTATAGAAAAAGGATAAGCAGCTTAGAAAACTCGGTTTCTGTGTTTATCATATACATAGTATTGAAAAAAAATTCCATGAAATACTTCAACTGCAACTATTACCACTACATTGACAAAAATGTATGGGACGGTGCAGTGTATGGTGATGACTGGCCAAAAGGGTATGCTTTATTTACAGGAGCATCATCAGAAGAGCAGGAATACACGGACTCTCTTATAGCCATGACCTATATGCAATATGCGGATACGGCGCCTTGGGCTGACACTTTTAATACTGTCGCTTCAGAAAACGACCGTGGGTCAGGATATGAAGCTTTCAAAAAAGAAAAAGCAGAGTTACTGTTAGATAAGATAGAAAAGAAATTCCCTGGACTGAGAGAAAATATTGTATCCTACTATACCTCCACTCCTTTAACCTACAGAGATTATATCGGCACCAAAGATGGGTCACTATATGGAATAGTGAAAGACCATAAAGATCCTTTACGTTCTTTTATAAGTGCCCGAACAAAAGTTCCCAATCTATTCCTGACAGGCCAAAACCTAAACATGCACGGTGTTTTAGGGGTAACCATAGGATCAATAACAACCTGCTCCGAATTTTTAGGTCATGAGTATATTTTAAACCAGGTAAGGAGGGCCTAA